A stretch of Planococcus citri chromosome 5, ihPlaCitr1.1, whole genome shotgun sequence DNA encodes these proteins:
- the LOC135847655 gene encoding uncharacterized protein LOC135847655: MDTGNSSQATADHQKPKKLIRSQFKDIMVKVDEDIYYLDRLQLALQSGYFEKLFTEDYRDRNCDLIEIPLIDTDTFSAAVDIIYGEKLNDVIDDDNYASLLIAMDYLQMDIDEDIYRQILTDRFICREMMGFYYYWAHPFTKDVFKLYSFITVTANYQNLLPVVFQLLSQNILKFQDHDEYLSIPFDHYIHIISQRGFCCYGEEHQTQAFSKVCAKWICHDIENRLPRIIELVNAARYRYYCPNELSYDDTNLRLPAIDESTNVDKVSRHFYKLFTYTGEIRRGIFDKVKLEVYEDKKYPDFHQNAQNKYYHVVHRTGSSRGCERHKIWTVPNKDSKLQAFLRNGHLYDITIKAGEKLYKLHRAVLKSESLYFEEMFVEECSEFAAQSESTPPIPPCKDKIYFMDDIDSALFDSIVDHIYKLRNYAEFASVGIVRLFKAAHKLKIVSLKNSCEKWMEDNSEVCAEDVIEMLNFTHEHIEYKSLNDVFLTKYLVDSWPKIPELQSAASYPQRLNANILNITRKNCRPAQALSIGNASNYNVQ; the protein is encoded by the exons ATGGACACCGGAAATTCAAGCCAGGCAACAGCTGATCACCAGAAACCGAAAAAGTTGATCAGAAGTCAGTTCAAAGATATCATGGTCAAAGTAGACGAAGATATTTATTACCTGGATCGGCTACAGTTAGCTTTACAATCGGGATATTTCGAAAAACTATTCACCGAAGATTACCGAGATAGGAACTGCGACTTGATAGAAATCCCACTGATCGACACCGATACATTTTCCGCCGCCGTTGATAtaatttatggggaaaaattgaatgacgTCATAGACGACGATAATTATGCATCGTTGTTGATAGCTATGGATTATCTGCAAATGGACATTGACGAGGATATTTACAGACAAATTTTGACCGACCGCTTTATTTGTCGCGAGATGATGGGGTTTTATTACTACTGGGCCCATCCGTTTACCAAAGACGTATTCAAATTATACAGTTTCATCACGGTAACTGCCAATTACCAGAATTTATTGCCAGTTGTTTTTCAACTCCTGTCTCAAAATATCCTGAAATTTCAAGATCACGATGAATATCTATCAATTCCGTTCGATCATTATATTCACATAATTTCACAACGAGGGTTTTGTTGCTACGGAGAAGAACATCAAACGCAGGCGTTCAGTAAAGTTTGTGCCAAGTGGATCTGTCACGATATAGAAAATCGTTTACCCCGCATAATAGAGCTCGTAAATGCTGCCAGGTACAGATACTACTGTCCGAACGAGCTTTCTTACGATGATACTAACTTACGGTTGCCTGCCATCGATGAGTCTACCAATGTAGATAAAGTTTCAAGACACTTCTACAAATTATTCACCTATACTGGAGAAATCAGGCgtggtatttttg ATAAAGTAAAATTGGAAGTATATGAAGATAAAAAATACCCAGATTTCCATCAAAATGCGCAGAACAAATATTATCACGTTGTGCACCGTACTGGTTCATCAAGAGGATGCGAACGTCACAAAATATGGACTGTTCCTAATAAGGACTCAAAACTGCaagcttttttgagaaatggCCACTTGTACGACATCACAATCAAAGCTGGTGAAAAACTATATAAACTCCATCGAGCTGTATTGAAATCGGAGTCTTTGTACTTCGAGGAAATGTTTGTTGAAGAGTGTTCTGAGTTCGCTGCACAATCCGAGAGTACACCACCAATCCCTCCGTGCAAggataaaatatattttatggATGATATCGATTCCGCATTATTTGATAGTATAGTCGATCATATCTACAAATTGCGGAATTATGCAGAGTTCGCATCTGTCGGGATAGTTCGTTTATTCAAAGCTGcccataaattgaaaattgtcagtTTGAAGAATTCGTGTGAGAAATGGATGGAGGACAATTCCGAAGTGTGCGCTGAAGATGTcattgaaatgttgaatttcactCACGAACACATCGAATACAAATCATTGAACGATGTTTTCTTAACCAAATATCTGGTCGACTCGTGGCCAAAAATACCCGAGCTGCAATCTGCCGCAAGTTATCCGCAGCGGTTAAACGCAAATATCCTCAATATTACCCGCAAAAATTGTAGGCCAGCGCAGGCGCTATCTATAGGCAATGCGAGTAATTACAACGTTCAGTGA